The region ATTAACAGGGCAATAATTGCCTGTCTGGTTAATTCAGAGCCGATAACTGCACCTACTTTTTCGACTCTTAGTACTTCGAACGCCCCCAGTTTTGTCTCTAAACCCTTGAGAACACTACGACGTTCATCTTCGCTAAGTACGTGAGAACGAATAAAAACATTAGGAGAGCTGTTCGCCTCACCCGTAAGTACTAATTGAATGGTGCTGTTTTCTAAATTGTAGTCTTTGAGTACATCCCTGACTTCAGCTACAGTTACCGGGCGGGCGAATTTCAAATCCAGCAGCGTGCCGCCGGTAAAATCTATGCCTAAGTTGAAGCCCTGGGTAACCATAGAGATAAAGCCGGGAATTAGAACGAGCAGAGAGAGCAGAAACCACCAGTAGCGTTTTCCGATAATGTCAAATTTCATATTCTTCTCCCTCCTAAGCTCCAAACACTTTGCCATTTTTAATTGCGTTAGCATGCATTAATACTCTCAACATAAATCTGGTGACTGTAATTGCCGTAAACATACTTAAAATTATCCCTAACCCTAAGGTTATTGCAAAGCCTTTAATTGGACCTGTACCCATAAAAAACAGTACGACAGCAGCAATGAGCGTGGTAACGTTGGAGTCCAGGATTGTGGCGAAGGCGCGGCTAAAGCCGGCATCCATGGCGGCCCGCAGGGTTTTGCCGTTACGGTATTCTTCTTTAAAACGTTCAAAGATAAGCACGTTGGCGTCAACTGCCATGCCCATAGACAAAATGATACCGGCAATGCCCGGCAAGGTTAAAGTAGCATTTAACATCTTTAAACTAAACAGTAATAGCATTACATACAAAATCAGTGTGATATTGGCGACAAAACCGGCAAGCCGGTAGAAAAGCAACATGAACGCGACAATAGCGGTTATGCCGATCATGAACGCCTGCATGCTCTTTTGTTTCGAGTCTTCCCCCAAAGTCGGTCCCACTGTTCTTGTCTCTAATATATCCACTTTAACCGGTAATGCGCCTGACCTCAGCAAGATAGCCAGACGCTCAGCCTCTTCAATGGTGCGGTTGCCGGAGATTACCGCTTTGCCATTGGGAATGGCTTCTTGCACCACCGGATTTGTCAAAATCTGTTTGTCCAGCAGAATCGCAATATGCTTACCAACGTTTTTAGCAGTCAAATCCGCAAACTTTTTTGCGCCTTCATCGCTAAACTCTATCGCGACAAGTTTTTGTCCACTTTGGTCGATTTGCGCTTTTGCGTCTTTTAAGTCTTTACCGGTCAGCACAATGGCGCCGCTTTCATCCTGGAATTCCAATAACGCGGTTTTGCCAAGTATTTCGATAGCTTTTTCCGGATCTTTGACACCGGGAAGCTCAACAATTATCCGCCGTTCTCCTTGGCGTTGGACAATTGGCTCAGTAAGTCCAAGTTCATTAACCCGGCGTTCAAGAATACGCAACACCCGCTGCATAGCATCATCATCAACTTTGGCTTCAGGGGTATCAGAAGCCTCAAGAACGACATGAGTTCCACCTTGCAAGTCAAGACCTTGCTTAATGGACAGGGCCAGTGGCGACA is a window of Sporomusaceae bacterium ACPt DNA encoding:
- the secDF gene encoding Protein translocase subunit SecDF, with translation MRWGNLAKFLVIVLAILAVAGYYMSPLALSIKQGLDLQGGTHVVLEASDTPEAKVDDDAMQRVLRILERRVNELGLTEPIVQRQGERRIIVELPGVKDPEKAIEILGKTALLEFQDESGAIVLTGKDLKDAKAQIDQSGQKLVAIEFSDEGAKKFADLTAKNVGKHIAILLDKQILTNPVVQEAIPNGKAVISGNRTIEEAERLAILLRSGALPVKVDILETRTVGPTLGEDSKQKSMQAFMIGITAIVAFMLLFYRLAGFVANITLILYVMLLLFSLKMLNATLTLPGIAGIILSMGMAVDANVLIFERFKEEYRNGKTLRAAMDAGFSRAFATILDSNVTTLIAAVVLFFMGTGPIKGFAITLGLGIILSMFTAITVTRFMLRVLMHANAIKNGKVFGA